One region of Trichoderma breve strain T069 chromosome 7 map unlocalized scaffold00007, whole genome shotgun sequence genomic DNA includes:
- a CDS encoding dynamin family domain-containing protein — MVLTQLASTNLEGLCSKEQLELLNTIDSLRSQGVSHYISLPQIIVCGDQSSGKSSVLEAISGVSFPVSTGLCTRFPTELILRTASHTSVKVSIIPHLLHKRDKKDASSDFHEQLDSVQQLPDLIENAKAYMGIKTLGKAFSNDVLRIEISGPDRPHLTIVDLPGLIHSETKNQSASDVHLITQIVKSFMSKQRSIILAVISAKNDYANQIVLKLARDTDPRGLRTLGIITKPDTLAADSTSEKSYISLAKNLDVVFRLGWHVLRNRDTDADKWTLAQRDVQEKEFFSKSAWSALPESSLGIVSLRSRLSKLLLHQIASELPSLMDEISQEIEGCETELGKFGQPRITAQEQRIYMIQISQSFQSLMQAAVDGTYTDPFFSDSETKSGYDKRIRALIQNLSRDFAKEMEDKGRFYKTVDSHKKVVDMMAHRRGRELPNSFSPAVVTDLFREQSKPWQAIVNRHVNKVWEAARVFVDHLISHISDSETSDAIMDAVVRPKMKAILANLLDKTTILLQLYRDDHPITYSDFGEALQKIRMKRYSSQMDEVLQRHFSSVSLDSTSSHVSAYINFVSLKQELAQCNEPDLYRWSAAEALDSAEAYYEIAFRRLIDEISIQVIETGLVAEIREILSPLAVAYMDEDEMEAIVGEKESIREERRKLEAKLKLLHAGSETCKKFSGFRALVFNDSNEDANTSATIAAKPWKGFWSVETTPEESEE, encoded by the exons ATGGTCCTGACACAGCTTGCATCTACAAACCTGGAAGGGCTCTGCTCTAAAGAGCAGCTTGAGCTCCTCAATACGATCGATTCGTTGCGATCTCAAGGAGTCAGTCATTACATCTCCTTGCCCCAAATAATTGTATGTGGTGACCAGTCCTCTGGCAAAAGTTCCGtcctcgaggccatctcTGGTGTCTCGTTCCCAGTCAGCACTGGGCTCTGCACGCGCTTTCCAACAGAACTTATCCTTCGAACGGCATCACATACTTCAGTCAAGGTCTCTATCATCCCACACCTGCTACACAAACGAGACAAGAAAGACGCTTCGTCGGATTTCCATGAACAGCTAGATTCAGTTCAACAACTACCAGACTTGATCGAAAATGCCAAGGCATACATGGGAATAAAGACTCTTGGCAAGGCATTCTCCAATGATGTACTTCGCATCGAGATTAGCGGGCCAGATCGCCCACATCTCACCATTGTTGACCTGCCGGGATTGATTCATTCTGAGACCAAGAATCAATCGGCCTCAGATGTCCATCTCATTACGCAAATTGTCAAGAGCTTCATGTCAAAGCAGCGAAGCATTATCCTCGCTGTTATATCTGCAAAGAATGACTATGCCAACCAAATCGTCTTGAAGCTTGCCCGTGATACAGATCCAAGAGGGCTACGTACACTTGGTATCATCACCAAACCTGATACTCTTGCTGCTGATTCCACAAGCGAGAAAAGCTACATCTCTCTTGCCAAAAATTTGGATGTAGTATTTCGTCTTGGATGGCATGTACTGAGGAACAGAGATACAGACGCAGACAAATGGACTCTGGCGCAACGTGATGTGCAAGAGAAAGaattcttctccaagagCGCTTGGTCCGCCTTGCCCGAGTCATCTCTTGGTATTGTATCTCTGAGAAGTCGATTGAGTAAATTATTGTTACATCAAATTGCTTCTGAGCTACCAAGTTTGATGGATGAGATTTCTCAGGAGATTGAAGGTTGTGAGACGGAATTGGGGAAATTTGGCCAGCCTCGCATAACCGCACAAGAGCAACGAATCTATATGATTCAAATCAGCCAATCATTTCAGTCTCTCATGCAGGCCGCAGTTGATGGCACATATACCGATCCTTTTTTCAGCGACTCGGAAACGAAATCGGGCTATGATAAGCGTATTCGCGCGCTTATTCAAAACCTCAGTCGCGACTTTGCCAAAGAAATGGAAGATAAGGGTCGTTTTTATAAGACTGTGGACTCCCACAAGAAGG TCGTCGACATGATGGCCCACAGACGTGGCCGAGAGCTGCCTAATTCCTTCAGCCCAGCAGTTGTCACGGATTTGTTCCGCGAGCAGTCGAAACCATGGCAGGCAATTGTCAATCGCCATGTAAACAAAGTTTGGGAAGCAGCTCGAGTGTTTGTGGATCATTTGATCTCACACATCTCTGATTCAGAGACAAGTGACGCCATTATGGACGCCGTTGTGAGGCCCAAGATGAAAGCAATACTGGCCAATCTCCTTGATAAGACTACAATCTTACTCCAGTTATATCGAGATGATCATCCCATCACCTATAGTGATTTTGGCGAGGCTCTTCAGAAAATTCGTATGAAACGATACTCGTCACAGATGGATGAAGTTCTGCAAAGACACTTTTCGAGTGTTTCTCTTGATAGCACCAGTTCGCATGTGAGCGCATACATTAATTTTGTAAGTCTGAAGCAAGAATTGGCACAGTGCAATGAGCCCGATTTATATCGTTGGAGTGCTGCCGAAGCGCTTGATAGTGCCGAGGCATATTATGAA ATAGCTTTTAGACGCCTTATTGACGAGATCTCGATTCAAGTCATTGAAACAGGCTTAGTTGCTGAAATCCGTGAGATCTTGAGTCCTCTGGCTGTGGCATAcatggatgaggacgaaATGGAGGCCATTGTCGGTGAGAAGGAAAGCATTCGTGAGGAACGCAGGAAGCTGGAAGCCAAGCTGAAGCTTCTTCATGCTGGCTCCGAGACATGCAAGAAGTTTTCTGGGTTTCGAGCCTTGG TATTTAATGATAGCAACGAGGATGCTAATACTTCTGCTACCATTGCGGCGAAGCCTTGGAAAGGTTTTTGGTCTGTGGAAACTACTCCAGAGGAATCGGAGGAGTGA